CCTCTCAGGAGCACATGTGAGTTTGACTTAAGCTGCATTGCTGCTCAGGGTTCTCTCTGGAAAAACCCAGAGGGTATGATGAGGTGGAGAAGCTCTCTGGCACATGTGCACAAGCACATGAGATTTAGAGTATGTTGACGGCAGAGCAGCATGTGTGGCTGGCGGGGTGGTGTGTTCTCTGGCGCACTGGCATCAGGAGCTGGCGGTGTTGAAATGGAGCACGCTGTGAGGGGGGTGAAGTTGGAGATGGagtgaggcagaggaggaagagtgttCTACTTTgctctgttttatttatatctcAGACTCACTTCTGCACAGGGAGGCAGAGACCTGGGGAGAAACAcagtgaatgcatgtgtgtgtgtggcatgacACAACACAGACTTCTTTAGAGCTCAGAGGACTAAAGTGGGTAAATGATTGTCATACCTGCTTATGTGCAGCACAGATGCACCATACCCACCATATCTACTATTACTAAGGCTGTTATTGAGTTCACATCCTGACTATAGCgtaggttctgcaggttctgcaggttctgatcTGGAAATCATCAGTAATAGatcaaattgtatttatttttattcattagtctcgctttattttgaaatctgtATTCAGAGCCCGGATTGTACCCGTGTTTACTGGGGCTGGgatgctctgccccccccccccccccccccccctcctgtgttCTCCTGTGCTATAATCTGAGGGATGTAAGCATCAAAAAGGAGAGATCCTTCTTCCCCCTCCTCGTGGTGCTCTGACTCAAAGCCAGCATGCGTGTTGGTTAATGTGCCATCTGCTTGCACTCGAAGACTCAGATTAGGTTTTAGGATGAGGTTTTACATACAGAGATTATCTTGGCTGGACACTCTTTTTTTCTCAAcagcttctttgtttttgttttggtacCACAGAGGTGCCGATTTTTGCCGACTGGAGCTGACATCGGTCCGGATGGTGATGAGAGACAAAAAGTCCAAGATGTATGCTCTTTGGAGAGAAACTCTTTCCTCACAGCGTCTGTTTACACCAACCACAGAAGGTTTAGTGAGAACAATTTGCAGAAGACTTTGTACATTTTCGCCATCAGAAGGCTTCTAGAAGTTGCCCCATGCTTACCTGCTCACATCTGTATATAAGATAGCGGCGTTCTTgtataacaaaacaaaacaaaaataggtTGTTGTGATGTTCAGTGTCTGACGTAATCCTCTACAGCCAGACACTCAAACACCAGAAAGACCTGAGCGCCCTCTGTTGGTCTCTCCCACCTTGCAGGTGAGACACAAGGCAGAACAAAACATGCATGTTATTAGAGAAAGTGCAGGCTGTACGCactgcaaacacatttatttttattttatttataatatattactTTAGCTATTGCCTCTATTTGGTCATTCAAAGCATATTTAAATACCCCAACAGATGGGCTATAGATTTAGTAATTCCCCAAATGCACATTCAAATGAGAAGGTAACAATGAGATGATGGCTTGtgcagatggagaaggaggtaGAGAACAAAAGATAAAGGGGGATAAGATATAGATGTAGTCCAGACAGAGAGCGTTCAACGGTGTTTAACATCTGACAGACAAAGGAACAAAGGAAGGCATGTGCAGCAGTAAAGTCATCATTTACAAGCCCAGTTTTTCTCTCTTCCCTTGATCTGCCGATGGTTTTCCCTCCAGCACGGTGAAAACTGTCTAAGCAGGCTGAATTTGGCTCAGCGCAGGTCTGAAATGAAGCATCTTCCCTCTGTCTCCAGGGAGTCATCTCTAGGCTGCTATCTAGGCTCAGATTGTCTTTGTCTCCACCACAACCCGAcagctctcacacacatgctgccTCTCTTCTGTCTGCACTTTGTCTACAACTAGGAAACATAAAAGATGCTAAATATAAACTCAAACCGCATTTGCTTTCATCAATTATTTTTACTCCAGCGCTATTTCATGGTAGTGAGTCCATGTGAGACAATTTTTCCTTTTCTATATCCAGTGCGTGAGCTGTGCCTTAAATAATGCTGATTAGTTCATGAAGCTGCCttgtgtctttatttgtctgctatatatcatatatttaaaaaaaaacctcctggCCCTGGTTGGTTGGGTAACCTCAGTTAAGCCTTTATGTTGGACTCTGTTAATTCAGCCCCTTCCACTCACAGTGGAACATTATAGGGATGGTGGGAACAACCTCCagttaccatagcaacacagtGTTTGCAGTCACATGAAAAATGTCCTCTGCAAGGACATAACTGCCAGAGTGAAATAAACCCCGATTACTGCATTGTTTCActgttttcagttttatttcccAGAGGTAGTGTTGCACGTAAAAACACATCATCCAGACAGCTAAAGATCTTACTGGTCATCACGGATAAAAACGGTGTCgtattttcatacattttacaTCCTAATACAGATTTGCTGTGTGCGTCCTATCCTTGGAGCTACCTGGGTAACTGTCTGACTCTCAGCATCCTGGAGCCCACTGTCTGATCCAGATGGATCAGACTGTTGTGGAATATTGATAACATGAATGAAATGTAGAATACATCGCTGGCCATGAATTGTCTTCTTTCCCCATTACTCCACCCTGAAGGTCTTTGATTCAAGCACGTTTTTGACATGATTTATAATTGTGTGTTCTATTTgctatttaaaatgttgttttagtATTAACTTGCTTTAGACAAGCAGAGTATAAGTACACCATGTTACTCTTGCCATATTACTTAGTTCCGCCATCTCTATTGAGATTTAACATTGGGAATCATGAACATATTGGCTATGACGACAAAAGTCCTTCATGATCAGCCTCCTCTATAAATTCAAATATCCCAGTGCTTACTTTTAGTAGCATCGACCATATTGGCCACATTGATGCTTTATCGGTGTTTTAGTAACGCCCCCAGGCTTTTAACCTTTATTTGATCTGTGTCAGAATGTGTCGGAGGCAAAGTGCCCCCGCAAGATGCTGAATGGCCGCAGTATTGCCTTGCAATGAATCCCTGTGGGATACTCATATCTTCTCTTGTGTATACTCTGGTTTGTGTGTACAAGTTTAACAGGTCTGGGATTTAACGGTTTAACATTGTTTATTCTAAGACTCATTTCATTATAGGACACCCTTCTGCATACAGCCCGATCTCTGCAGCTCTCAGTaatcaacaaaacaaataaGGGTGTGTCTTGTCAGTGACCATAAATGTGAGACAATTTCTTACGGTAATTGTTTTCAGGCAGATAATGATACTCGAGCAAAGATAAAGTCAGTGGCGATGTGAGTCTTATCAGGTAGCAGATAATAGGCTTTTATTCTCTTCTATTCTGTGTAGATATGCAACAAATGGTTAAAGAATgggagcgagggaggaaaagagagacagTGTGCTGTAATACACATTATGCAGGCAGTGGGCTTCTGCAGCCAGTCTCATTCAGATGGGGAGGCGCAGGGGAGGAGTGGAGTCAGACTGATGTGGCTACAAATGACAAAGAGGAGCAACATCGAGTGGCTGAGACTGCAGATCTGAAACGGAGACGGTCGTTGTTTTAgatgtagaaagaaaaaaagagagagaaggttGGATCTGTTGCTCTTAATCATCATTTCAAGAAGAGGATGCAGGCGTCTAACCTGTGAGTCAGGCGGCGGAAGCCACCCTGGCGACCATGGCTGTGAGTGCATGGCAGGCCCTGTCTCCACTGCAGTGGGCTCGGTGGGGCTGGGACACACTgctgggaggagctggagatggGAATAGCCCAGGCTCAGATCCGAGTCTCGGGCTTCTTTGGCGTCTCTCACGCCATGACAACATGATCGCAGGGCTGGTCAGACCGAGGTGAGATGGGACGGGAGGTTTAAGCTTCATACCTCATTGATAAATGGAGCACGGCTTGAAGCGGCCAGGCTGTCTGGAGAGCATCGCTATTACTGTGCGGTGctgatgaaaaataatcaatCCTGCTTTTGATGATagcagtgggttttttttttttatcctattGACATCCTATTGTCAGAACCATTCATTTCTTCCTTATGTcatgtgtgcatgggtgtgtatTGAGGTGGGGTTAATCTGGTGTCTCACATGTCACCTGCACTGCAGAATCAGCATTTTCCTTTGTAGCCCTAGAAATGAAAGCAGCTTATACTACCCTGGCGGTTGGACACGCCATGAGCTTTGCTGCCTCACGTACACGAATCCTATTGGAAAATACTTCCTTAACTGGACATGAGCAAATGGAACATTATGTCAGAACTGCCTCACAGGATGACAACATAAGTGATTCCGAGTCCCGACCCAGTCAGCGGATCCATTGCAGATTGATAACTGTCCGAGTCACGGCAGCATTGATGTGATGTGCGCTTGTGTTTTGCTACAGGAGCTCAGACTCGGATGGAGCATTTGAAACCCCTGAATCCACAACGCCAGTGAAAGCCCTTTCTCCCATAGAACCACAAAGTCAGCAACAACTAACGGATGATAAAGGTATTGCTTTATTAATACGGTTACATTGATGTCAGAAAGCAGACGAAATGAAGTCTTGTTGCACCATCTAGTGGGATAAAGCTGTATTTCCGACATGACTGTGTAAAACCCAAGTCTCAGCATAGCTAGGAATATCTGACCAATCCCTTCCATGTCTTTCTCTGTCTTGTGGTTAATTTATATCACTTCTTATTCAACTGGGAGTTTCTTTGAGCACATTCGTCTCTATAACTGGATCAGCTAAAATGcagaattctgtttttttttaattcaacccTTGAATGAACAGTGGAATAAAACCTCTTGCTCATTTGCAGACACGTCAGGCTGTGATCCTGTCCCTAACGTGACTTCAGATGATGCAACCTGCTCTTCTCCGCCTGTTGTTTTTGATGAGGACAAGCCCATTGCAGCCAGTGGTGCCTACAACATTGACCTTCTTGCCACAGAATTAGCAGGACACACTCTGACCCGTTCACTTAGCCTTCAGGGAGGAGAACTAGACACTGCTAGTCTGTTGGACGGCTCCACAGTCAAAGAGTTCCGGCCGCATTCTGAATCATTCAGCGTCGGTACCGAAAGTGCTTCAGGATCACTTCACAGGCCAAAGAAAGCTTGCTCTGGGTCTGTGAAGAAGAAGCCTCTTCTCAGACAGAGCTCCGACCCAGAGAGTCCAAGACCAGCCTCATCCAGCAGCACTCCAGAGACCAAGAAGCAGGCAAAGCCTCAAACTGTCAATCCTCTCCAGGCTCGGGACGAAGCAGAAGGGGGATCTGCAACCCCGAGCCCTGGAGGAACGCTCCGAAGGACCAGGAAGAGCCGTGTGGAaactccacctcctctgccAGAGGAGACCAATAACAACAGCCCAGAGGATAGCCTTGCCATCCCAGCCTTACCATTGAGCCAGGAGGGAACTCCACCCTCCACTAGTCCACCAACTAAAGACGAATCTCCTATCCCCCCTAGTAGCACCTACAAATGGGATCCCGATAATTTTGAGAACGTAGACCCTTTTAAGTCCGGAGGCAGCAAAATAGCAAATTCCCCTGTGTTGGGTCAAAAATGCCTTGTGCGTTCcccagctgccccccctccaGATAGTCTCTGTGTCTCTACCGGGGAGCTGTGTCCTCAAGTTGCTCCAACAGAGCCAATATCCAACCCTGAAGATCAACCTATCATTCCCAAACGTCAGCCTGTAAGACTGGAGTTCGACTATTCTGAGGAGGCCAGTGAGGTCTTACACCAGGCCTCTCCCCCACCCAAGAGAGCAGCCAAGAAGCCTGGTGGCAAGATGCCTCTTAGGAAACCAAAGCTGGGGCTGAAGAAGGCCCCTCCAGCACCAGCGGAGCAGCTGGACAACAACCATCCAGCAACGAGCAATAACAATGAGGAGGAAATCCCTCCTCCTAAAGTATCCTACAACTTTGAACCTGACAAGTGGGAGGATCCAAACTTCAATCCATTTAGCTCAAAGAAAAATATCGCCAACTCCCCCAAACTGTCTCGGCCATCTTATAGCTTTGACCACAGTAGCTTTGAAGACTCCGTCGATCCTTTCAAATCCTCCAATAAGATAACCAGTTCCCCTCCTAAGGCTTCTGCCTCCTTTGAACTGTCATCCAACGAATACGCTGATGAAAATGACAATGACAACGTGGCAGAACTTGAAGACCAAAATCAGAACAAACcagccaagaagaagaagactccAATAAAGTCGTAAGTTCAAAGTTTTTTTAATCACAGCTTCAGTCATGCTTCACTTGTGAACGTCTTCCTACACGTCCAGTTGACTTAGTTCAACACAGAGCGCTACCATCGCCTGGATGGCTGAAGTCTCCAGTTACTTGCGACAGATAATATTTGTCTGTGTCTCTTTTCCAGTGTGACATGTCATAAAGATATGAAAGTAACTGTAAAAATTCCAGAGTGGATCTACAGCAGCATTTAACGTGTTCTTGCACGATCCTCTCCACAAAAGTTCATGgacatcatttcattcatgtttgcatctttaaaaataaaacggtCACATCATTACAACTTTAATAATTTTGTTCTTTGATGAAGGTTATAGTCTACCTTTCagtacaaattaaaatgttccagtaggggggggggggagacatctAAGGTGTTTCAGACTAGTCTGTGTTCAAACATGTTCCTCTTGCATATTATTCCTGTGTCCTCTGTGTCTCCTGTGTCTGTAAATGTCCCATTGTCACAGGAAGTCCAAGGATGTGTCTTCTCTATGTTGTCTGTTGTAAGTACAGGGATGACATAACCATCCACCCATTAATTCCACGTGGGCCCATGCAGCATATTAATCTCTGCTGTCCTATTAACAGACACATCACTGTCCCCACTATCAAACGTGTCGATCAACCGGGTTGTTGAGCGGTCAATGAGGTGCTGCTGAATGActcagagaaacatttaaaatgtggttttgagGTTAGCAGTTGCTCTTTGAAAGGTGTTTTCTGCACTTTTACTGAAACAACATTGTAAATACCGTAGTGCAACTTTTAGATATTGGAAAATAGCACAGGTTTCCTACTTGATATAAACCTTCTCCTACTAAGGCTGACAAAACACCTTTGCTCCagattgcttttctttttttaactgatCCACTGCCTCCAAACTCTGAATGCGTAACAAAAGACCGTGCTTGTGCACCCTCTTGTGTTCATTATTGAATCTTGCAGACAGCTTTCACACTTGACTAGAGTACTGTGATAAATCTTGTCTAGCTATTGTGCCATTTGTATTCATGTTCAATTTATCAAGTTAGGAATTGCAAGCACAGTGGATGCAGAATTATTTAGGCTAAAGTAAGCACCAGCTCAGCCTTATCAGATATGTCTTGCACAAACTGTTGACATATTAATATTTTAAGTtaatcccccaccccccaaaaaaatgccCTACTGAGAAGTTGTTGTCTGTGGGATATATAAAATTATGGGAAGTATGAAAATTGAAAAACCAAAGTAAAACTTTCCACTAACAGTTCATCGACAAACCTGACTGACCTGCAACGATACAAAAAGCATTAACATCCAGGATCTACGCTATGTGTTGACTGTATGTGAAAAATTATATATTGACACACACAGTTCATCCTGTCCTTCACTGTACACGTATAGACCAAGCCTTATTGATGCAGGGATGAGATATGCAGTAAATACACAGCACTCATTACACAGTGAATGCTGCATTGAAGATACTGTGCATCGACTGTGGTTAATGAGGATGTCTTCTCTTTCTCAGCAACACGTTCAGAGTGAAGCGGTCCCCAAAGAAGTCCCCGCTGTCAGATCTATCCCAGGTAGGCACCTTGTTCTCCATATCTTCACATGCCTCTCACCTTGATCGgcctgtctctctccttcttccACCTGACTCTGTTTGTAACTTGCTGCAGGATCCGACCCCCCCGGACGAACCTTCGTCCCACTCACAGGATGACCACGCCACAGACGAGGAGAAGCTGGCCTCCTCCACCAGTCATAAATGGGCGGCCCTGCATGATATGGATGCACGTTTGAATGCTGACCAAGAAGACTTTCCGCGGCCAAGTGACCTGACCTCCTTTGTTAATGGGAATAGTTTTCCTCATCGGGCTCCAGGTGAGACCTTTTTGTATCCCAGTTCATACATCCAAtcacgtttttctttttctgaaggGAAAAAAGCAAACCGCATATAGGGAgtactaaaaaacaaaactgtccaCCGACCAGCTACTTTATTCTTTATGCATCCaatgtcattgttgttgtttttgttgtggtCGGCCcatttcacctcctcttctaaGCTATGTAGCTCAACTGATCTGGGTCGGACATGAAATAATGAACAGACAGCTCAGCTTCTGCTTCTTTTCTGTATCTAAaccttcttatttattttctgcctttCTGTCTCAGTACAAGACTACGAAATTGAGTACATGGAGAAAATTGGCTCCTCGTCACCTGTGAGTATTTTATAGCATTTAAAGAATGTATTAAATGCttgtagttttatttctttgcatGTTGTACATGTGATATGCAAAATTAGCCACAACAAAACAGAGCTAGAATTCAGCGTTAAATATCTTCTtattttcctgtgtgtgttttagccaTTGTCCGCGAAGAAGCCATCGTTGTTCTTGAACTTGGACTCCGTATCTGATAACTTAACCGAGAATACATGTGCACATGGATCTGAGCCCAGCTCCCCCTGCACAGGGTACAGCACACTCTACTGAACTAATCTACTGTCCGACTTTTAAAATACTCTGCAGTATTTTATGTTACGTTCTTCCCTCTTCTTCCCTTCTCATCCTGTGTAGGAGTTTTGAGGAGATGGAGGCCCAGATATCAGCTGGTATGAGCTGCCAGCCTGATAATGGGGGATCTGCTGGGGATGAGGGCAGGAATAGCAAGAGCGAGGCACTTGGCCCATCACAGGCCACAGACGGGGACGAGCAGGTGAGTGAAATGCTCTGTGAAGATTCCATCACGTACTGTATGTTGtgactcacttcctgtcacaaTCACACAAACAGATCAGTTTTGCTTTTGCCATGTTTACATTACGTCATTGTTCAGTCACCAGGCAGCGACTTGTCCCTTCAACACGAGCACCATAGTGAGTTCCATTAAATCCTGTAACACACAgccagacacccccccccccccccccccacgcctgaCTCCCAGCTGACTGACTGAGTCACTTACTCAGTGACTCGCTCCCAGGGCTTGCTTCGCTATTTtgacccctcccctcctctccgaCCTctgttcgccccccccccccccgtgcccctGTAGCCCCGAGGCCAGGGCTCTGTGGAGGCTCCCTCTCCAGCCCTGGCCATACCAGACAGGCTATCTGAGTGCGACAACCCCCCGCAGTACCTGGAGCCTGACCTTGCTGAGACCAATCCCACTGCATTCGCCCAAAAACTACAGGTGTGTTGACAGACCACACAAGAATCCTCTTGATGAACCACATAGGTCCCATTTGATGTCCCTTctatgttgttgtgtgtgttttcatatgAACTTTATTCCCATTGTATGTCCTTATTGTTCTTATCTGCCCTTTGACACTATTGTCCCTCCTTATGCCTGAGTTGCAGTTCTTTAGCTGTGTGTAAAAGTCTCTATATATCTTCCTCTCTCATCCTTGGGCCGCAATCCTCCTCCCttacccccccccaatcaccATGTCTGCGGCCCAGGAGGAGTTGGTGCTTGCTGCCCTGAGGATAGAGGCTCTGCAGGTAGCCAAAAACATCTCTCAatgcccctccctctcttctgtaACCCCCCAGGTATTGCGTTGAGTTCTGCACCtggtgtatgcgtgtgtgtgtgggtgtgtgtgtgtaggtgtgtgtgtgtgtgtaagaaacATGCTTGAATGAGTAGCTATGGTAGGTGTATGTGAATTGTGTGTGCATGACTTTGTCCCAGCCCTCTTCTAAACACACCGTTCTGAGGGTGGCTGTGAACCCATGACCTTATCAACATGGCGGCTGCACCACTACACCGTCTGCTGCCTCTCCAGGCTCCACATAGGAAGTCTTTAACATGGCTTAATGCACCCAGCTCCCACCACCGACTAGCAGCGAGCTCTCCCAGGTCAACTCCTCGGGTACTGGTCGTTGTGCCCTAGTCCCTTGCCTTTCTCGCGCATGTTAGGTGACATGCATGTTGCCGAGGCTGTTCATGTTAGGCTTCCATAAGCATGGATGTGACTGGGAATGTCTCATGCAACTCTTAATACCAGCAGCGGAGGTGTTACATGGAAATGAATCTACCAGATGTGTTATTGGATGTCGGCCTGAATCCCAGTCACATTCTTGTTTTGTGATTTGATTTGGTCCTTTTCTTAACAGCACTAACAAATACATCAGGTGGCTCTCTGGGTCAGTTCGACTGGATCCTGAGGGAGAATGTTCTGGTTTGGAGAGTTTTTTTTGCCAGAACAGCACATGCATACATTAAAGTATAGTGAGCTTTTTAGTGGTCACCGCTGAATCGACTTTTTAGCGGTTAGTAAAAAAGCTAAAAGAGTTCCCGTCTCTTACTGTCCCTCATAACTTACAGTTTCAACTCCAGAAACCCTGCTCTCATCGTTGGAAAATCAACGGTTCACCCGTACTCAAAGTAAGAGTAACT
Above is a window of Brachionichthys hirsutus isolate HB-005 chromosome 7, CSIRO-AGI_Bhir_v1, whole genome shotgun sequence DNA encoding:
- the tacc2 gene encoding transforming acidic coiled-coil-containing protein 2 isoform X2, yielding MGNESSTAQVLPEERAQENVELLQPQETDPLQAERSTQRDDRAPQTQASSCQQSLLSQPVLPDVPVVAGVEESRGAAGHPDDGDELEFPHDLLPSLDFSSELNIWESSLGPLPSLESPPPGLLTPTEEVAALPRQEEILPGVQAAGNTSELQAPYLVTNQSDLPDPFKTTAAQQTVEDPEPKEKTAECREPKQSTRAELPEGTNGVEPIKQEERLPEEIPEPKNAEPSSEIVEVAAESIESQKREKPEPTKTITEPLEPENNLLSKLPVEKSVESPRKAQFKETAEETVARGAVQDPAGELQDSGSSYAEQTEQGDRAPCSPPPPTSEHHVLPVLPPHLHHTTEFPTPPPTPPERHAPASLPAPPASPNLPSPPSTPVSQCKDPASATCHPPLRSSDSDGAFETPESTTPVKALSPIEPQSQQQLTDDKDTSGCDPVPNVTSDDATCSSPPVVFDEDKPIAASGAYNIDLLATELAGHTLTRSLSLQGGELDTASLLDGSTVKEFRPHSESFSVGTESASGSLHRPKKACSGSVKKKPLLRQSSDPESPRPASSSSTPETKKQAKPQTVNPLQARDEAEGGSATPSPGGTLRRTRKSRVETPPPLPEETNNNSPEDSLAIPALPLSQEGTPPSTSPPTKDESPIPPSSTYKWDPDNFENVDPFKSGGSKIANSPVLGQKCLVRSPAAPPPDSLCVSTGELCPQVAPTEPISNPEDQPIIPKRQPVRLEFDYSEEASEVLHQASPPPKRAAKKPGGKMPLRKPKLGLKKAPPAPAEQLDNNHPATSNNNEEEIPPPKVSYNFEPDKWEDPNFNPFSSKKNIANSPKLSRPSYSFDHSSFEDSVDPFKSSNKITSSPPKASASFELSSNEYADENDNDNVAELEDQNQNKPAKKKKTPIKSNTFRVKRSPKKSPLSDLSQDPTPPDEPSSHSQDDHATDEEKLASSTSHKWAALHDMDARLNADQEDFPRPSDLTSFVNGNSFPHRAPVQDYEIEYMEKIGSSSPPLSAKKPSLFLNLDSVSDNLTENTCAHGSEPSSPCTGSFEEMEAQISAGMSCQPDNGGSAGDEGRNSKSEALGPSQATDGDEQPRGQGSVEAPSPALAIPDRLSECDNPPQYLEPDLAETNPTAFAQKLQEELVLAALRIEALQHRDVSSPIESAVSRNSLNSRNYIEAESPHLPRELDHSLGIAREEIVTKEKEVLEWKRKYEDSRQEVQEMRRIVSEYEKTIAQMIEDDQKEKSLSHHTIQQLIMEKDQALSDLNSVEKSLADLFRRYEKMKEVLEGFRKNEEVLKKCAQEYLSRVRKEEQRYQALKIHAEEKLDKANSEIAQVRSKSRQEQTAYQASLRKEQMKVDSLERTLEQKNKEIEELTKICDELIAKMGKS
- the tacc2 gene encoding transforming acidic coiled-coil-containing protein 2 isoform X1, with the translated sequence MGNESSTAQVLPEERAQENVELLQPQETDPLQAERSTQRDDRAPQTQASSCQQSLLSQPVLPDVPVVAGVEESRGAAGHPDDGDELEFPHDLLPSLDFSSELNIWESSLGPLPSLESPPPGLLTPTEEVAALPRQEEILPGVQAAGNTSELQAPYLVTNQSDLPDPFKTTAAQQTVEDPEPKEKTAECREPKQSTRAELPEGTNGVEPIKQEERLPEEIPEPKNAEPSSEIVEVAAESIESQKREKPEPTKTITEPLEPENNLLSKLPVEKSVESPRKAQFKETAEETVARGAVQDPAGELQDSGSSYAEQTEQGDRAPCSPPPPTSEHHVLPVLPPHLHHTTEFPTPPPTPPERHAPASLPAPPASPNLPSPPSTPVSQCKDPASATCHPPLRSSDSDGAFETPESTTPVKALSPIEPQSQQQLTDDKDTSGCDPVPNVTSDDATCSSPPVVFDEDKPIAASGAYNIDLLATELAGHTLTRSLSLQGGELDTASLLDGSTVKEFRPHSESFSVGTESASGSLHRPKKACSGSVKKKPLLRQSSDPESPRPASSSSTPETKKQAKPQTVNPLQARDEAEGGSATPSPGGTLRRTRKSRVETPPPLPEETNNNSPEDSLAIPALPLSQEGTPPSTSPPTKDESPIPPSSTYKWDPDNFENVDPFKSGGSKIANSPVLGQKCLVRSPAAPPPDSLCVSTGELCPQVAPTEPISNPEDQPIIPKRQPVRLEFDYSEEASEVLHQASPPPKRAAKKPGGKMPLRKPKLGLKKAPPAPAEQLDNNHPATSNNNEEEIPPPKVSYNFEPDKWEDPNFNPFSSKKNIANSPKLSRPSYSFDHSSFEDSVDPFKSSNKITSSPPKASASFELSSNEYADENDNDNVAELEDQNQNKPAKKKKTPIKSNTFRVKRSPKKSPLSDLSQDPTPPDEPSSHSQDDHATDEEKLASSTSHKWAALHDMDARLNADQEDFPRPSDLTSFVNGNSFPHRAPVQDYEIEYMEKIGSSSPPLSAKKPSLFLNLDSVSDNLTENTCAHGSEPSSPCTGSFEEMEAQISAGMSCQPDNGGSAGDEGRNSKSEALGPSQATDGDEQPRGQGSVEAPSPALAIPDRLSECDNPPQYLEPDLAETNPTAFAQKLQEELVLAALRIEALQVAKNISQCPSLSSVTPQHRDVSSPIESAVSRNSLNSRNYIEAESPHLPRELDHSLGIAREEIVTKEKEVLEWKRKYEDSRQEVQEMRRIVSEYEKTIAQMIEDDQKEKSLSHHTIQQLIMEKDQALSDLNSVEKSLADLFRRYEKMKEVLEGFRKNEEVLKKCAQEYLSRVRKEEQRYQALKIHAEEKLDKANSEIAQVRSKSRQEQTAYQASLRKEQMKVDSLERTLEQKNKEIEELTKICDELIAKMGKS
- the tacc2 gene encoding transforming acidic coiled-coil-containing protein 2 isoform X3; translated protein: MGNESSTAQVLPEERAQENVELLQPQETDPLQAERSTQRDDRAPQTQASSCQQSLLSQPVLPDVPVVAGVEESRGAAGHPDDGDELEFPHDLLPSLDFSSELNIWESSLGPLPSLESPPPGLLTPTEEVAALPRQEEILPGVQAAGNTSELQAPYLVTNQSDLPDPFKTTAAQQTVEDPEPKEKTAECREPKQSTRAELPEGTNGVEPIKQEERLPEEIPEPKNAEPSSEIVEVAAESIESQKREKPEPTKTITEPLEPENNLLSKLPVEKSVESPRKAQFKETAEETVARGAVQDPAGELQDSGSSYAEQTEQGDRAPCSPPPPTSEHHVLPVLPPHLHHTTEFPTPPPTPPERHAPASLPAPPASPNLPSPPSTPVSQCKDPASATCHPPLRSSDSDGAFETPESTTPVKALSPIEPQSQQQLTDDKDTSGCDPVPNVTSDDATCSSPPVVFDEDKPIAASGAYNIDLLATELAGHTLTRSLSLQGGELDTASLLDGSTVKEFRPHSESFSVGTESASGSLHRPKKACSGSVKKKPLLRQSSDPESPRPASSSSTPETKKQAKPQTVNPLQARDEAEGGSATPSPGGTLRRTRKSRVETPPPLPEETNNNSPEDSLAIPALPLSQEGTPPSTSPPTKDESPIPPSSTYKWDPDNFENVDPFKSGGSKIANSPVLGQKCLVRSPAAPPPDSLCVSTGELCPQVAPTEPISNPEDQPIIPKRQPVRLEFDYSEEASEVLHQASPPPKRAAKKPGGKMPLRKPKLGLKKAPPAPAEQLDNNHPATSNNNEEEIPPPKVSYNFEPDKWEDPNFNPFSSKKNIANSPKLSRPSYSFDHSSFEDSVDPFKSSNKITSSPPKASASFELSSNEYADENDNDNVAELEDQNQNKPAKKKKTPIKSNTFRVKRSPKKSPLSDLSQDPTPPDEPSSHSQDDHATDEEKLASSTSHKWAALHDMDARLNADQEDFPRPSDLTSFVNGNSFPHRAPVQDYEIEYMEKIGSSSPPLSAKKPSLFLNLDSVSDNLTENTCAHGSEPSSPCTGSFEEMEAQISAGMSCQPDNGGSAGDEGRNSKSEALGPSQATDGDEQPRGQGSVEAPSPALAIPDRLSECDNPPQYLEPDLAETNPTAFAQKLQHRDVSSPIESAVSRNSLNSRNYIEAESPHLPRELDHSLGIAREEIVTKEKEVLEWKRKYEDSRQEVQEMRRIVSEYEKTIAQMIEDDQKEKSLSHHTIQQLIMEKDQALSDLNSVEKSLADLFRRYEKMKEVLEGFRKNEEVLKKCAQEYLSRVRKEEQRYQALKIHAEEKLDKANSEIAQVRSKSRQEQTAYQASLRKEQMKVDSLERTLEQKNKEIEELTKICDELIAKMGKS